In Candidatus Contubernalis alkalaceticus, the following proteins share a genomic window:
- a CDS encoding glycosyltransferase family 2 protein has translation MTKEIVILIPALNEGKRIEPVLDIVCSYNRKAEVVIIDDGSVDDTKIKAQQYPVQVVSHKINRGKGAALQTGINHAGPADYWLFLDADLINLKHEHLDQLLDPLMEDPKTAMTVGRFVQGRKNVDLVQRFISITNGQRGLSGWFISQLPDLDWCRFGVEVFMTRLTEHWDLPLKTPHLKGISHYGKEEKFGLVLGFYYRILMYRECLNAHFVWRNHLGAEETAKGLSTGQ, from the coding sequence ATGACCAAAGAAATAGTTATCCTTATTCCTGCGCTTAATGAAGGAAAAAGAATTGAACCTGTTTTGGATATTGTCTGCAGTTATAATCGAAAAGCAGAAGTTGTGATAATTGATGACGGTTCCGTTGATGATACTAAAATAAAAGCCCAGCAATACCCGGTGCAGGTAGTATCCCATAAAATAAACCGGGGGAAGGGAGCTGCCCTGCAGACAGGTATTAATCATGCCGGGCCTGCAGATTACTGGCTTTTTCTTGATGCTGATTTAATCAATCTAAAACACGAGCATTTGGATCAATTATTAGATCCACTGATGGAAGACCCAAAAACAGCAATGACTGTGGGAAGGTTTGTACAGGGCAGGAAAAATGTAGATCTGGTACAGCGCTTTATCAGTATAACAAACGGACAGAGGGGCCTATCCGGGTGGTTCATATCCCAGCTTCCAGATCTTGACTGGTGCCGTTTCGGAGTAGAAGTTTTCATGACCCGGCTGACGGAACACTGGGATCTACCGCTTAAAACCCCACATCTAAAAGGGATTTCACACTATGGTAAGGAAGAAAAGTTTGGTTTAGTGTTGGGATTTTATTATCGTATACTGATGTACCGTGAATGTCTCAATGCCCATTTTGTTTGGCGTAATCATTTAGGTGCAGAAGAAACTGCTAAAGGCTTAAGTACAGGACAATAA
- a CDS encoding MoaD/ThiS family protein has product MQITVKLFATLREGRFKVSSLEVEAETPLAQVADQLKIPREELALILVNGRDASLDHVMKEGDTLSLFPPVGGG; this is encoded by the coding sequence ATGCAGATTACGGTAAAACTCTTTGCTACCCTGCGGGAGGGGCGTTTTAAAGTTTCTTCTCTGGAGGTTGAGGCAGAAACCCCATTGGCACAGGTGGCAGATCAATTAAAGATTCCTCGGGAGGAATTGGCTTTGATATTGGTAAACGGCAGGGATGCTTCATTGGACCATGTAATGAAAGAGGGAGATACTTTATCTCTTTTTCCACCGGTGGGAGGGGGATAA
- a CDS encoding AI-2E family transporter: MSEMFKSKLFRAAVWILLVFLIILVGTQIFFVFVPLVIIFQTLFFPFLIAGFLYFLTNPFVDWLERKRIPRGLSILLIYLAFFGIIALLAVITGPILQREFTRLLNDAPEILNEFQKILVSLQDHPLIVRLMEEDPGQIENIAQWLTDSLNHLFVLVVNSTFSVFEFAADLLLSIVIIPFILFYMLRDGRQWPQVFYRYLPEDHAEDIKTTMEKIGSAISSYIQGLFVVCICVGVLVYIGYQIIGLNYPLLLASFAMFTNVIPFVGPIIGTVPGIIVAIIHSPLMIFKVLVVVVVVQQVESLLISPQVMGKKLAVGPLSIILVILVAGSMAGLLGMILALPTFVILRIITNHIYNLAKSTKKA, from the coding sequence ATGTCTGAAATGTTCAAATCAAAACTATTTAGGGCTGCAGTCTGGATACTGCTGGTATTCTTAATAATATTGGTAGGAACGCAGATTTTTTTTGTGTTTGTTCCTTTGGTGATTATTTTTCAAACGTTGTTTTTCCCCTTTTTGATTGCCGGGTTCCTGTATTTTCTAACTAATCCCTTTGTGGATTGGTTAGAAAGAAAAAGGATTCCCCGTGGGCTGTCAATTTTACTCATATATTTAGCTTTTTTTGGTATAATCGCCCTTTTAGCAGTCATTACCGGGCCTATTTTACAGAGGGAATTTACCCGGCTCTTAAATGATGCTCCGGAGATTTTAAATGAGTTCCAAAAAATACTGGTTTCTCTGCAGGACCATCCCCTTATTGTCAGGCTGATGGAAGAGGACCCGGGACAGATAGAAAACATTGCTCAATGGCTCACCGATTCCTTGAACCATTTATTTGTTCTGGTTGTTAACAGCACTTTTTCTGTTTTTGAATTTGCTGCTGATTTATTGCTGTCCATCGTTATCATCCCTTTTATTTTATTCTACATGCTCAGGGACGGACGTCAATGGCCTCAGGTTTTTTATCGGTACCTTCCGGAAGATCATGCGGAGGATATTAAAACTACTATGGAAAAGATAGGAAGTGCCATTAGTTCTTATATTCAGGGATTATTTGTTGTCTGTATCTGTGTGGGGGTGTTGGTTTATATAGGCTATCAAATCATCGGACTAAACTATCCACTGCTTTTAGCCAGTTTTGCCATGTTTACCAATGTAATACCCTTTGTGGGCCCCATCATAGGAACAGTGCCAGGAATAATTGTAGCAATTATTCATTCTCCTCTGATGATTTTCAAAGTGTTGGTTGTGGTGGTAGTAGTTCAGCAGGTGGAAAGCCTTTTAATTTCTCCACAGGTTATGGGGAAAAAACTAGCCGTAGGCCCCCTGTCAATCATACTGGTAATCCTGGTAGCAGGCAGCATGGCAGGACTTTTGGGAATGATACTGGCGCTGCCTACTTTTGTGATTTTAAGAATTATCACCAATCATATTTATAACTTAGCCAAATCCACAAAAAAGGCATAG
- a CDS encoding RDD family protein, protein MDIVNEKIEVNFPMASRWKRVWAFLVDMVIAGLISTTGSLFGIYVIFKLMSFQEVEFLHGFGEGSVFIYFLVMMLSYIWFIAYILLRDSFGKGQSFGKRLFGLKVIKLDNGLSCSPGDSFMRNLPGFGFILLNYFLPIFTFPFLLIEPVTIFRSLKGQRIGDCWARTQVIDIKQHK, encoded by the coding sequence TTGGACATTGTCAATGAAAAAATTGAAGTAAATTTCCCCATGGCATCCCGGTGGAAAAGGGTATGGGCCTTTCTAGTGGATATGGTTATTGCCGGGCTGATCTCTACTACCGGTTCGCTTTTTGGTATATATGTAATTTTTAAACTTATGTCATTTCAGGAAGTAGAATTCTTACACGGTTTTGGCGAGGGATCCGTTTTTATCTACTTCCTGGTCATGATGCTCAGTTATATATGGTTTATTGCCTACATCCTCCTTCGGGACTCCTTTGGGAAGGGACAGAGTTTTGGAAAAAGATTATTTGGTTTAAAGGTAATCAAACTGGATAACGGCCTTTCCTGTAGTCCTGGAGATTCATTTATGCGCAATTTACCCGGTTTTGGTTTTATTCTTTTAAACTATTTTTTACCTATCTTTACTTTTCCATTTCTGCTGATAGAACCTGTAACAATATTTAGAAGTTTGAAAGGACAGCGTATTGGAGACTGCTGGGCTCGAACTCAGGTGATTGATATAAAACAGCATAAATAA
- a CDS encoding zinc ribbon domain-containing protein, translating into MKKILNYCEKCGSSLEKQDSFCQGCGHPFAMAEVDARDEETGYAVGKGGSISWETQISLLTNPLVVKQFVMAILFSGLFMALFLSFLLLVTGEPEGIPGILVGTLIAVSVLGVLMLLAILLVFRGRFQVRFTVDHKGVLWETIDKRAKTGSRLAVVLGILGRSLPAAGAGTLAMSREKEFVSWKEMNRAEYNQNQTMITLRNSWRPVMMLVCTTDNYDMVVDFVKGKFQTTEEAEALSQKRKSPLPKLLFRTFLVLLASAQVFLLPYPFDMDIFIPLLMLLFALATVWLVPFMGYVVIGCAFFIALEILLISLEVKESMFSSLGTYHNYEIFSGDDWFVLFLAFAGLAYLVWFSWRSIRGKILPALFED; encoded by the coding sequence ATGAAAAAAATACTGAATTATTGTGAAAAATGCGGCTCATCTCTGGAAAAACAGGACAGCTTCTGCCAGGGGTGCGGCCACCCCTTTGCTATGGCAGAGGTAGATGCCCGGGATGAAGAAACGGGATATGCTGTTGGCAAGGGAGGATCCATTTCCTGGGAAACGCAAATTTCTCTTTTAACCAATCCCTTGGTAGTAAAACAGTTTGTCATGGCGATATTGTTTTCCGGCCTTTTTATGGCTTTGTTTCTTTCTTTCCTTTTACTGGTTACGGGGGAACCGGAGGGTATCCCTGGTATACTGGTGGGAACTTTAATTGCGGTGTCGGTGTTAGGGGTTCTGATGCTTTTGGCCATCCTTTTGGTTTTCAGAGGCCGGTTTCAGGTACGCTTCACCGTGGACCATAAAGGAGTGCTGTGGGAAACTATAGATAAGAGGGCTAAAACCGGCAGCCGCCTGGCAGTAGTGTTAGGGATTTTGGGGCGCAGCCTCCCCGCCGCCGGTGCTGGGACCCTGGCCATGTCCCGGGAAAAGGAGTTTGTGAGTTGGAAGGAAATGAACCGCGCTGAATATAATCAGAATCAGACCATGATTACTCTACGAAATAGCTGGAGGCCGGTGATGATGTTGGTCTGTACTACGGACAATTACGACATGGTGGTTGATTTTGTAAAGGGAAAATTTCAAACCACTGAAGAAGCAGAAGCCCTCTCCCAGAAGAGGAAAAGCCCACTTCCTAAACTACTTTTTAGGACATTCCTGGTACTATTGGCGTCTGCGCAGGTTTTTCTTCTCCCTTATCCCTTTGATATGGATATTTTTATTCCACTGCTTATGCTGTTATTCGCCCTGGCTACCGTTTGGCTGGTGCCCTTCATGGGGTATGTGGTAATTGGTTGTGCATTTTTTATAGCATTGGAAATATTGCTCATCAGCCTGGAGGTTAAAGAAAGCATGTTTTCTTCCCTGGGCACGTATCACAACTATGAAATATTTAGCGGTGATGATTGGTTTGTCCTTTTCTTGGCCTTTGCCGGCCTGGCTTACCTGGTCTGGTTTTCCTGGCGTTCTATCCGGGGAAAGATACTTCCCGCCTTATTTGAAGATTAG
- a CDS encoding HesA/MoeB/ThiF family protein yields MEDLAGYLHSRADAGHLPWTVQVEAAQKYSHTLGQVEETALREGLLPFRYLRNGSTISPKQQLRLFQSRVTVVGCGGLGGYVIEELSRLGVGRLTVIDHDIFEEHNLNRQLFSNMETLDRSKVSAAVERIKLINPAVTVKGIEGKFSKIKGPEMILDSQVVADALDGISIRLELAEVCKQLKVPLVHGAIAGWYGQVLTQFPGENSLETLYGKSIVDKGREKELGNLPFTPALVASLQAAEVCKVLLNVGSLLRGRVLYIDLLDMEFEEVPL; encoded by the coding sequence ATGGAGGATTTGGCAGGATATTTGCATTCCCGGGCAGATGCGGGACATTTACCGTGGACGGTTCAGGTGGAGGCGGCTCAAAAATATTCCCATACCTTAGGTCAGGTGGAGGAAACGGCTTTAAGGGAAGGCCTGCTGCCCTTCCGCTATCTAAGAAATGGAAGCACTATATCCCCGAAGCAGCAGCTGCGGCTGTTTCAAAGCAGAGTTACCGTGGTGGGGTGCGGCGGCCTGGGGGGCTATGTCATAGAAGAACTGTCCCGCCTGGGAGTAGGTAGGCTGACCGTCATTGACCACGATATTTTTGAGGAGCACAATCTGAATCGGCAGCTTTTTTCCAACATGGAGACTCTGGACCGGTCCAAAGTCAGCGCCGCTGTGGAAAGAATAAAATTGATAAACCCGGCGGTCACCGTAAAAGGAATAGAGGGAAAGTTTAGTAAAATAAAAGGCCCTGAAATGATTTTAGATTCACAGGTGGTGGCTGATGCTTTGGACGGTATTTCCATCCGATTGGAGCTGGCGGAGGTCTGTAAACAGTTGAAAGTCCCTCTGGTCCACGGAGCCATTGCAGGATGGTATGGTCAGGTACTCACTCAATTCCCTGGGGAAAACTCTCTGGAGACCCTTTACGGAAAAAGTATAGTTGACAAAGGGAGGGAAAAGGAACTGGGAAACCTACCCTTTACCCCTGCGTTGGTAGCCAGCCTTCAGGCTGCGGAGGTTTGTAAGGTGCTGCTTAACGTGGGGTCTTTACTCCGGGGAAGAGTGCTGTACATCGACTTGTTGGATATGGAATTTGAAGAGGTGCCGTTATAA